Proteins from a single region of Streptomyces spectabilis:
- a CDS encoding GlxA family transcriptional regulator, producing the protein MHHVVALVHPPQSTFELGCAADVFGIERPGIPRRYTFSVCTEHPGRVPTLAGYDMSVAAGLEEVDRADTVVVPGWLPTEEPPSAAVVSALRRAHDRGARVASICTGAFPLARAGLLDGRRATTHWARAAELAAGFPAVQVDPDVLYVDHGDVATSAGSGAGIDLCLHLVRTDQGADYAARVARSMVMPPHREGGQLQFTAPPHAAQIDGSLAPLLEWVTGRLAEPLSVEDLAAHIGVSGRTLARRFTEQLGSTPGQWLLSRRITAARELLESSDLPLEAIAHRVGLSSATNLHRRFVRALGTTPGAYRRAFRAP; encoded by the coding sequence ATGCATCATGTGGTTGCCCTGGTCCACCCGCCCCAGTCGACCTTCGAACTCGGCTGCGCGGCGGACGTGTTCGGCATCGAGCGCCCCGGAATCCCCCGTCGTTACACGTTCAGCGTGTGCACCGAGCATCCCGGGCGGGTCCCGACGCTGGCCGGTTACGACATGTCTGTCGCCGCGGGGCTTGAGGAGGTCGACCGGGCGGACACCGTGGTGGTGCCCGGGTGGCTGCCCACCGAGGAGCCGCCGTCCGCCGCGGTCGTGTCGGCCCTGCGCCGCGCGCACGACCGGGGGGCCCGGGTGGCCAGCATCTGTACCGGCGCCTTCCCCCTGGCGCGCGCGGGGCTGCTTGACGGGCGGCGCGCCACCACGCACTGGGCGCGGGCGGCGGAACTGGCCGCTGGGTTCCCGGCGGTCCAGGTCGATCCGGACGTGCTGTACGTGGACCACGGCGACGTGGCCACCAGCGCGGGCTCCGGCGCGGGCATCGACCTGTGCCTGCACCTGGTGCGTACGGACCAGGGCGCCGACTACGCCGCCCGCGTGGCCCGGAGCATGGTCATGCCGCCCCACCGCGAGGGCGGGCAGCTCCAGTTCACGGCGCCGCCGCACGCCGCGCAGATCGACGGCTCGCTCGCTCCGCTCCTTGAGTGGGTGACGGGACGCCTCGCCGAGCCCCTCTCCGTGGAGGACCTGGCGGCACACATCGGCGTCTCCGGGCGCACGCTCGCCCGCCGCTTCACCGAGCAGCTGGGCTCGACCCCGGGGCAGTGGCTCCTCTCCCGGCGCATCACCGCGGCCCGCGAACTCCTTGAGTCCTCCGACCTCCCTCTGGAGGCGATCGCTCACCGGGTCGGCCTCTCCTCGGCCACCAACCTCCACAGGCGCTTCGTACGGGCACTCGGTACGACACCGGGTGCGTACCGGAGGGCGTTCCGGGCGCCCTAG
- a CDS encoding HEAT repeat domain-containing protein — MERAPTIPELARMRMAGDVAGLCRASRSEDHDVAVHAMQLLGGCEGRREAVEALLDCLRRRDQRNGMRWQAASSLGRLRERRAVPELLRLLTDAEEREGRGQLYMPACDALIAIGGPEAVRGLVGLCGELAAGRGHWTVRVLDALARLRPPEAVAPLLVALWEYLPERAERVVRTLGAIGDPRAASALLVLAHTPASDVPLRRAAVAALHALPEADWPPGHQWPSAAQLLQVPQRDPDPETARLATALLARTEDGRDHLWNTLRAASDAPPHAVAAVCAHVAEEPGRYAVPDPGERRALLRHHLRESPVPSVRRAAARALFAYAGAAAGEALLEALGDAPLSDTVADLVAQLPEPPLHRLLDLLTGTSYAVAQRQGAARALGAVGQTPAVPALLAVLADEEAPAALRTDAVDALGALRHPEAAAPLAALAQDEERPGTPRARAVRALGLIGAPETLPVVLACVDSPHEAVRARAVAALGGFPVARAAQALRGLVTPDADPDLARAALRALGRIGAPALPALVELADAVREDVAAELVAALAARPEAEALAALGRLAASPSAQRAAADALSARSTPDCAVPLASFLHSDVHPFTREAAVRGLLRIGTDEAHEHVLAHCLASTHLYGWQVEALDVIAEARGVRLGP, encoded by the coding sequence GTGGAGCGGGCGCCGACGATCCCCGAGCTGGCGCGCATGCGCATGGCGGGCGACGTCGCGGGGCTGTGCCGGGCTTCGCGGTCGGAGGACCACGACGTCGCCGTGCACGCCATGCAGCTGCTGGGCGGTTGCGAGGGCAGGCGGGAGGCCGTCGAGGCGCTGCTCGACTGTCTGCGGCGGCGGGACCAGCGCAACGGGATGCGGTGGCAGGCCGCCAGTTCGCTGGGGAGGCTGCGGGAGCGCCGTGCGGTGCCCGAGCTGTTGCGGCTGCTGACCGATGCCGAGGAACGCGAGGGGCGCGGGCAGTTGTACATGCCCGCGTGTGACGCCCTGATCGCCATCGGCGGGCCGGAGGCCGTCCGTGGACTCGTGGGCCTGTGCGGCGAGTTGGCGGCCGGTCGTGGGCACTGGACGGTACGGGTGCTCGACGCGCTTGCACGGCTGCGCCCGCCCGAGGCGGTGGCGCCGCTCCTGGTCGCGCTCTGGGAGTATCTGCCCGAGCGCGCGGAACGCGTGGTGCGGACGCTGGGCGCGATCGGCGACCCGCGCGCCGCGTCCGCCCTCCTCGTGCTCGCGCACACCCCGGCGTCGGACGTCCCGCTGCGCCGGGCCGCCGTCGCGGCGCTCCACGCGCTGCCCGAGGCGGACTGGCCCCCCGGGCACCAGTGGCCGTCCGCCGCGCAGCTCCTCCAGGTCCCCCAGCGGGACCCGGATCCCGAGACGGCACGCCTCGCGACGGCCCTGCTCGCCCGGACCGAGGACGGCCGGGACCACCTGTGGAACACGCTGCGTGCGGCGTCAGACGCCCCGCCCCACGCCGTGGCCGCCGTCTGCGCGCACGTGGCGGAAGAACCCGGCCGCTACGCCGTACCGGACCCCGGCGAACGCCGTGCCCTGCTCCGGCACCATCTGCGCGAGTCGCCCGTGCCGAGCGTGCGCCGGGCCGCCGCGCGGGCCCTCTTCGCGTACGCGGGCGCCGCAGCGGGTGAAGCGCTCCTTGAGGCGCTGGGCGACGCGCCCCTCAGCGACACCGTGGCGGACCTCGTGGCCCAGTTGCCGGAGCCGCCGCTCCACCGGCTCCTGGACCTCCTCACCGGCACGTCCTATGCCGTGGCCCAACGGCAGGGGGCCGCACGGGCGTTGGGCGCCGTCGGTCAGACTCCCGCCGTCCCGGCGCTCCTTGCCGTCCTCGCGGACGAGGAGGCCCCGGCGGCACTGCGTACGGACGCCGTGGACGCGCTCGGTGCCCTGCGGCACCCGGAGGCCGCCGCGCCCCTCGCGGCCCTGGCCCAGGACGAGGAGCGGCCCGGCACGCCCCGCGCCCGCGCCGTGCGCGCCCTCGGCCTGATCGGCGCCCCGGAGACCCTGCCGGTGGTGCTCGCCTGCGTGGACTCGCCGCATGAGGCGGTGCGGGCGCGGGCGGTGGCGGCCCTCGGCGGGTTCCCGGTCGCGCGGGCGGCCCAGGCGCTCAGGGGTCTCGTCACACCGGACGCCGACCCCGACCTGGCCCGCGCGGCCCTGCGGGCCCTCGGCCGGATCGGCGCCCCGGCCCTGCCCGCCCTCGTCGAACTCGCCGACGCCGTACGGGAGGACGTGGCCGCCGAACTCGTCGCGGCGCTCGCCGCCCGCCCCGAGGCCGAGGCGCTCGCCGCGCTCGGACGGCTCGCCGCTTCGCCCTCGGCACAGAGAGCCGCCGCCGACGCGCTCAGCGCGCGGTCCACGCCCGACTGCGCCGTTCCTCTGGCGTCGTTCCTCCACTCCGACGTCCATCCCTTCACCCGCGAGGCCGCCGTGCGCGGCCTGCTGAGGATCGGCACCGACGAGGCGCACGAGCACGTCCTCGCGCACTGCCTCGCGTCGACACACCTCTACGGCTGGCAGGTCGAGGCCCTGGACGTGATCGCCGAGGCCCGCGGCGTGCGGCTCGGCCCCTAG
- a CDS encoding DUF7019 family protein, which yields MRYYLYVSGAKLDMLYGQIPPKLLRRLAVEAKVDLKLVSVSVQSPRTDTSTYDRLDIVEAYLEREFDVSWMSEPSAWFRGDLGLRVAGYGEPNSPTLMTGRDGDTVVALIGSSHHLIGYQAAADMHRVGFSGLPSIFRLLQEIPPEWERQFEVRWRGRVPSRESVTHDVLRCAEALTVPPMYCEFLARRLLTGTATGADGRERTVVVGTPLYVAMSDRTPEDGEV from the coding sequence GTGCGGTACTACCTCTACGTGTCCGGAGCCAAGCTGGACATGCTCTACGGGCAGATCCCGCCCAAGCTGCTCCGGCGGCTCGCCGTCGAGGCCAAGGTCGACCTCAAGCTCGTGAGCGTAAGCGTGCAGTCGCCGCGCACCGACACGAGTACGTACGACCGTCTGGACATCGTCGAGGCCTACCTGGAGCGGGAGTTCGACGTCAGCTGGATGTCGGAGCCCTCGGCCTGGTTCCGGGGTGACCTGGGGCTGCGGGTCGCGGGGTACGGCGAGCCGAACAGCCCGACGCTGATGACGGGCCGCGACGGGGACACGGTGGTCGCGCTGATCGGGTCCTCACACCACCTGATCGGCTACCAGGCGGCCGCCGACATGCACCGGGTCGGCTTCTCGGGGCTGCCGTCGATCTTCCGGCTGCTCCAGGAGATCCCACCGGAGTGGGAGCGGCAGTTCGAGGTGCGCTGGCGGGGCCGCGTGCCGAGCCGGGAGAGCGTGACGCACGACGTACTGCGCTGCGCCGAGGCGCTGACGGTGCCGCCGATGTACTGCGAGTTCCTGGCGCGGCGGCTGCTGACCGGCACCGCGACGGGAGCGGACGGGCGGGAGCGGACGGTCGTCGTCGGGACACCGCTGTACGTGGCGATGTCGGACCGGACGCCCGAGGACGGGGAGGTCTGA
- a CDS encoding DUF397 domain-containing protein, protein MSNSIALEWFKSSYSGDEGGECLEVAYAWRKSSYSDEDGQACLEVATGPTAIHIRDSKDPNRGHLRVTPATWTAFLALPQRRP, encoded by the coding sequence ATGAGCAACAGCATCGCGCTTGAGTGGTTCAAGTCGAGCTACAGCGGCGACGAGGGCGGCGAATGCCTCGAAGTCGCGTACGCCTGGCGGAAGTCCAGCTACAGCGACGAGGACGGTCAGGCCTGTCTCGAAGTCGCCACCGGACCCACCGCCATCCACATCCGCGACTCCAAAGACCCCAACAGAGGGCACCTGAGGGTCACCCCCGCCACCTGGACCGCCTTCCTCGCCCTCCCCCAGCGCCGCCCCTGA
- a CDS encoding helix-turn-helix domain-containing protein — MKMVGALLAVHREAAGHTQRSLADHFCISEDHIASIEQGRRPLKMDLAVQLDELLGTNRTLETAVDNMPEVDLVPRFAEEYLDREREAIAISIFATLAIPGQLQTEAYARAVFHSRVPAYNEDEIEQLVAKRIERQEILHRKVPPTISFVVWEAALRDRLGGSEVYAEQLRSLREHADLPGISLQVLPLGRTTHAGLSGPFVLLETPDFQRLAYTETQRGSHLIADPYEVAILTQKYAMLRAQALNPEDTRALLDRLLGEQ; from the coding sequence ATGAAGATGGTGGGCGCGCTGCTCGCCGTCCACCGGGAGGCGGCCGGGCACACCCAGAGATCGCTCGCGGATCACTTCTGTATCAGCGAGGATCACATCGCCTCCATCGAGCAGGGACGACGTCCCCTGAAGATGGACCTGGCGGTCCAGCTCGACGAACTCCTGGGCACCAACCGCACGTTGGAGACGGCGGTCGACAACATGCCGGAGGTGGATCTGGTGCCGCGATTCGCGGAGGAGTATCTGGACCGGGAGCGGGAGGCCATCGCGATCTCGATCTTCGCCACCCTGGCGATTCCGGGACAGCTCCAGACCGAGGCCTACGCGCGGGCGGTCTTCCACAGCCGTGTACCCGCGTACAACGAGGACGAGATCGAGCAGTTGGTCGCGAAACGGATCGAGCGCCAGGAGATCCTGCACCGCAAGGTCCCGCCGACGATCAGCTTCGTCGTCTGGGAGGCGGCACTGCGAGACCGCCTCGGCGGCAGCGAGGTGTACGCCGAACAGCTTCGCTCTCTGCGTGAGCACGCCGACCTCCCGGGCATTTCCTTGCAGGTCCTGCCCCTCGGACGCACCACACACGCTGGCCTCAGCGGCCCATTCGTCCTGCTGGAAACACCCGACTTTCAGAGGTTGGCCTACACGGAAACCCAGCGCGGAAGCCACCTGATCGCCGATCCCTACGAGGTGGCGATCCTGACCCAGAAATATGCGATGCTGCGGGCTCAGGCCCTCAACCCCGAGGACACCAGGGCCCTGTTGGACCGGTTGCTAGGAGAGCAATGA
- a CDS encoding ATP-binding protein, producing the protein MNGGTSPTPLHERFYRRERQSIPAARAFTRAALAAWAVQIRADDITLCVSELTTNALVHGAPPGRGFKLRLLRDSGTVRIEVHDSGDGRPRLVGEGVADESGRGLLLVAALADKWGVAERNPGKVVWAEFTEGVSAAAPPPRARPGPR; encoded by the coding sequence ATGAACGGCGGAACTTCACCCACACCACTCCATGAACGCTTCTATCGGCGCGAGCGCCAGTCGATCCCTGCTGCTCGTGCCTTCACGCGTGCGGCACTGGCCGCCTGGGCGGTGCAGATCCGCGCAGACGACATCACCCTCTGCGTAAGCGAGTTGACCACCAACGCCTTGGTGCACGGCGCCCCGCCGGGCCGCGGGTTCAAGCTGCGGCTCCTCCGCGACAGCGGCACCGTACGGATCGAGGTCCACGACAGTGGAGACGGCCGGCCCCGGCTCGTCGGCGAAGGGGTTGCCGACGAGTCGGGGCGCGGCCTGCTTCTGGTGGCGGCCCTGGCCGACAAGTGGGGCGTCGCGGAGCGCAACCCCGGCAAGGTCGTCTGGGCCGAGTTCACCGAAGGCGTCAGCGCAGCAGCTCCACCTCCGAGAGCGCGGCCCGGCCCCCGGTGA
- a CDS encoding GH92 family glycosyl hydrolase, giving the protein MGYGRRDRRRGRRPGGGLLIGVTALTVVAASQGAAVAGPERTPRAEREFSSSFEAGQAAPDWVNTVEKGPDGKKRAAGVNGGFTSGIPGGVNDRVVGVRASGEHSGSGEVKENLVDGEKTTKWLTFAKSGWVEFALDSPTKVVRYALTSANDHAQRDPKSWTLQGSTDGSDWKDLDKREGETFGERFQTKTYDFANDTAYKHFRLDISANNGGGEIQLADLQLSVGGSDTPVPPEDMQSAVDRGPAGSPTAKGWAGFTGKQALRYAGTHTAEGRGHSYNKVFDVDVKVARDTELGYRVFPSMDDEEYKKAPYDATNVAVDLAFTDGTYLSDLKATDQHGFPLTPRGQGDAKVLYVNQWNDVASRIGEVAAGKTVDRILVAYDSPKGPVKFRGWVDDISLKEKAPPKPKAHPSDYASTTRGTNSSGGFSRGNTFPATAVPHGFNFWTPVTNAGSIDWLYDYARRNNDDNLPTLQAFGASHEPSPWMGDRQTFQIMPSAAKDTPDASRSGRALPFKHENETARPHYYGVTFENGLKAEMTPTDHAAMFKFTYPGDDASVIFDNIEKTGDTKHNVGLTLDKEKGIVTGYSDVKSGLSAGATRMFVYGTFDRPVTGGGKLEGGGTTDATGYFRFSPGKDREVSLRLATSLISVDQAKANLDAEIPGGTSFAEVKDRAQKKWDDILGRVTVEGASEGQRTSLYSSLYRLYLYPNSGFEKVGKTYKYASPFTKQPNPDTPTHTGAKIVEGKPYVNNGFWDTYRTTWPAYSLLTPKKAGELVDGFVQHYKDGGWTSRWSSPGYADLMTGTSSDVAFADAYVKGVKGFDAKAAYDAAVKNATVAPDKPGYGRKGMTHAPFLGYTPSETHEGLSWALEGYVNDYGIAKMGAALYKQTGDKRYKEESSYFLNRARDYVKLFDSKAGFFQGKDKKGTWRVPSEKFDPRVWGHDYTETNAWGYAFTAPQDSRGLANLYGGRKGLAKKLDTYFVTPETASPEFVGSYPGVIHEMTEARDVRMGMYGHSNQVAHHAAYMYDAAGQPWKTQEKVREVLSRLYTGSEIGQGYHGDEDNGEQSAWYLFSSLGFYPLVMGSGEYAIGSPQFKKATVRLDNGGTLVVKAPKNSAQNVYVQGLRVNGKKWTSTALPHKEIARGGVLEFDMGPEPSAWGSGKGSQPVSVTDDDKVPSPREDATKVEGELFDNSSTTYAEASSVVVPVASRTKAVQYTLTSADHAKAPRGWVLQGSPDGEKWTTVDKRSGQTFAWDKQTRPFTVSKPGAYVKYRLVFTGGRAALSEVELLR; this is encoded by the coding sequence ATGGGGTACGGACGTCGGGACAGACGTCGGGGACGCAGACCGGGTGGGGGGTTGCTCATCGGGGTGACCGCCCTGACCGTGGTCGCGGCCTCGCAGGGCGCGGCCGTGGCGGGTCCCGAGCGGACGCCGCGCGCGGAGCGGGAGTTCAGCTCCTCGTTCGAGGCGGGCCAGGCCGCGCCGGACTGGGTGAACACCGTGGAGAAGGGGCCGGACGGCAAGAAGCGCGCCGCCGGGGTGAACGGCGGCTTCACCTCCGGGATACCCGGCGGCGTCAACGACCGCGTCGTGGGCGTGAGGGCCAGCGGCGAGCACAGCGGCTCCGGCGAGGTGAAGGAGAACCTCGTCGACGGTGAGAAGACCACGAAGTGGCTCACGTTCGCCAAGTCGGGCTGGGTGGAGTTCGCCCTCGACTCCCCCACCAAGGTGGTGCGGTACGCGCTGACGTCGGCCAACGACCACGCGCAGCGCGACCCCAAGAGCTGGACGCTCCAGGGCTCGACGGACGGCAGCGACTGGAAGGACCTGGACAAGCGCGAGGGCGAGACCTTCGGCGAGCGGTTCCAGACCAAGACGTACGACTTCGCGAACGACACGGCGTACAAGCACTTCCGGCTCGACATCTCCGCGAACAACGGCGGCGGGGAGATCCAGCTCGCCGACCTCCAGCTGTCCGTGGGCGGTTCGGACACTCCGGTGCCGCCCGAGGACATGCAGAGCGCGGTCGACCGGGGCCCGGCCGGGTCGCCGACGGCGAAGGGCTGGGCGGGCTTCACCGGCAAGCAGGCGCTGCGGTACGCGGGCACGCACACCGCCGAGGGGCGCGGCCACTCGTACAACAAGGTCTTCGACGTGGACGTGAAGGTGGCCCGGGACACCGAGCTGGGCTACCGCGTCTTCCCGTCGATGGACGACGAGGAGTACAAGAAGGCGCCGTACGACGCCACGAACGTGGCCGTGGACCTCGCCTTCACCGACGGTACGTATCTGAGCGATCTGAAGGCCACCGACCAGCACGGCTTCCCGCTGACGCCGCGCGGGCAGGGCGACGCGAAGGTGCTCTACGTCAACCAGTGGAACGACGTGGCGTCGCGGATCGGCGAGGTGGCCGCGGGGAAGACCGTCGACCGGATCCTCGTCGCGTACGACTCCCCGAAGGGCCCGGTGAAGTTCCGGGGCTGGGTGGACGACATATCCCTGAAGGAGAAGGCGCCGCCGAAGCCGAAGGCGCACCCCTCCGACTACGCCTCCACCACGCGCGGCACCAACTCCAGCGGCGGCTTCTCGCGCGGCAACACCTTCCCCGCGACGGCCGTGCCGCACGGTTTCAACTTCTGGACGCCGGTGACCAACGCGGGCAGCATCGACTGGCTGTACGACTACGCGCGGCGCAACAACGACGACAACCTGCCCACGCTCCAGGCGTTCGGCGCGAGCCACGAGCCGAGCCCGTGGATGGGCGACCGGCAGACGTTCCAGATCATGCCGTCGGCCGCGAAGGACACTCCGGACGCCTCGCGCTCGGGGCGCGCGCTGCCGTTCAAGCACGAGAACGAGACGGCGCGCCCGCACTACTACGGCGTGACCTTCGAGAACGGCCTGAAGGCCGAGATGACGCCGACCGACCACGCGGCGATGTTCAAGTTCACCTACCCCGGTGACGACGCGAGCGTGATCTTCGACAACATCGAGAAGACGGGCGACACCAAGCACAACGTCGGCCTGACGCTCGACAAGGAGAAGGGGATCGTCACCGGCTACTCCGACGTGAAGTCGGGCCTGTCGGCGGGCGCGACCCGGATGTTCGTGTACGGCACCTTCGACCGCCCGGTCACCGGCGGCGGCAAGCTGGAGGGCGGCGGCACCACGGACGCCACCGGCTACTTCCGCTTCTCGCCGGGCAAGGACCGCGAGGTCTCGCTGCGCCTGGCCACCTCGCTGATCAGCGTCGACCAGGCGAAGGCGAACCTGGACGCGGAGATCCCCGGCGGCACGTCCTTCGCCGAGGTCAAGGACAGGGCCCAGAAGAAGTGGGACGACATCCTCGGCCGGGTGACGGTGGAGGGCGCGAGCGAGGGCCAGCGCACCTCGCTGTACTCCAGCCTCTACCGGCTCTACCTCTACCCCAACTCCGGCTTCGAGAAGGTCGGCAAGACGTACAAGTACGCCTCGCCGTTCACCAAGCAGCCGAACCCGGACACGCCCACCCACACCGGCGCGAAGATCGTCGAGGGCAAGCCGTACGTCAACAACGGCTTCTGGGACACCTATCGCACGACGTGGCCCGCGTACTCGCTGCTCACCCCGAAGAAGGCCGGTGAGCTGGTCGACGGCTTCGTGCAGCACTACAAGGACGGCGGCTGGACCTCGCGCTGGTCCTCGCCCGGCTACGCGGACCTCATGACCGGCACGTCGTCGGACGTGGCGTTCGCCGACGCCTACGTGAAGGGCGTGAAGGGCTTCGACGCGAAGGCGGCGTACGACGCGGCGGTGAAGAACGCGACGGTCGCGCCCGACAAGCCGGGCTACGGCCGCAAGGGCATGACGCACGCGCCGTTCCTCGGCTACACCCCCTCCGAGACGCACGAGGGCCTGTCGTGGGCCCTTGAGGGCTACGTCAACGACTACGGCATCGCGAAGATGGGCGCGGCGCTCTACAAGCAGACCGGCGACAAGCGCTACAAGGAGGAGTCGTCGTACTTCCTCAACCGCGCCCGTGACTACGTGAAGCTCTTCGACTCCAAGGCCGGGTTCTTCCAGGGCAAGGACAAGAAGGGCACCTGGCGCGTCCCGTCGGAGAAGTTCGACCCGCGCGTGTGGGGCCACGACTACACCGAGACCAACGCCTGGGGCTACGCCTTCACCGCGCCGCAGGACTCGCGCGGCCTCGCCAACCTGTACGGCGGCCGCAAGGGCCTCGCGAAGAAGCTCGACACGTACTTCGTGACGCCCGAGACCGCCTCGCCCGAGTTCGTCGGCTCCTACCCGGGCGTCATCCACGAGATGACGGAGGCCCGTGACGTCCGCATGGGCATGTACGGGCACTCCAACCAGGTCGCGCACCACGCCGCGTACATGTACGACGCGGCCGGGCAGCCCTGGAAGACCCAGGAGAAGGTCCGCGAGGTCCTGTCCCGGCTGTACACCGGCAGCGAGATCGGCCAGGGCTACCACGGCGACGAGGACAACGGCGAGCAGTCCGCCTGGTACCTGTTCTCCTCGCTCGGCTTCTACCCCCTGGTCATGGGCAGCGGCGAATACGCCATCGGCTCCCCGCAGTTCAAGAAGGCCACGGTGCGCCTCGACAACGGCGGCACGCTGGTCGTGAAGGCTCCCAAGAACAGCGCGCAGAACGTGTACGTGCAGGGGCTTCGCGTCAACGGCAAGAAGTGGACCTCGACCGCCCTGCCGCACAAGGAGATCGCGCGCGGCGGCGTCCTCGAATTCGACATGGGCCCCGAGCCGTCCGCCTGGGGCTCCGGCAAGGGCTCCCAGCCGGTGTCCGTCACGGACGACGACAAGGTGCCCTCGCCCCGCGAGGACGCGACCAAGGTCGAGGGCGAGCTGTTCGACAACTCCTCCACGACGTACGCCGAGGCGTCCTCCGTGGTGGTGCCGGTCGCGTCCCGCACCAAGGCGGTGCAGTACACCCTCACCTCGGCGGACCACGCGAAGGCTCCGCGCGGGTGGGTCCTCCAGGGCTCGCCCGACGGCGAGAAGTGGACCACCGTCGACAAGCGGTCCGGCCAGACCTTCGCCTGGGACAAGCAGACCCGCCCCTTCACCGTGAGTAAACCGGGGGCCTACGTGAAGTACCGCCTGGTCTTCACCGGGGGCCGGGCCGCGCTCTCGGAGGTGGAGCTGCTGCGCTGA
- a CDS encoding SDR family oxidoreductase — protein sequence MSTGKFAVAGATGRLGRHVVDVLAERGHQVVPMSRATGVDIITGAGLAEALTGADVIVDVASWHASEQEAATEFFRTATRNLHEAGQRAGVGRIVAVSIIGADKATAGFVAAQQVHEAAHLSGPLPARILRAAQFHEFVGQLLDWQPGGVARVPDLPTQLVACRTVAETLADLATEPDTPGGANPGAPIPEVAGPRTESMAAAAKLLGARRGIEVVAVDGSGMPDAETAAAGGFLPGPHAKLAGPTFEEWLDTRSW from the coding sequence ATGAGCACAGGCAAGTTCGCAGTGGCAGGAGCGACCGGGCGGCTGGGGCGCCACGTCGTGGACGTCCTCGCGGAACGGGGTCACCAGGTCGTGCCGATGTCCCGGGCCACCGGCGTGGACATCATCACCGGCGCGGGCCTGGCCGAGGCGCTCACCGGGGCCGATGTCATCGTGGACGTCGCGTCGTGGCACGCCTCCGAGCAGGAGGCCGCCACGGAGTTCTTCCGCACGGCCACCCGCAATCTGCACGAGGCCGGGCAGCGGGCCGGCGTCGGCCGGATCGTCGCCGTGTCCATCATCGGCGCGGACAAGGCCACCGCCGGTTTCGTCGCCGCCCAGCAGGTGCACGAGGCGGCCCATCTGTCCGGCCCCCTGCCCGCGCGCATTCTGCGGGCCGCGCAGTTCCACGAGTTCGTCGGGCAGCTCCTGGACTGGCAGCCGGGCGGCGTCGCCCGCGTCCCCGACCTGCCCACCCAGCTCGTGGCCTGCCGCACCGTGGCGGAGACGCTGGCCGACCTGGCCACCGAGCCCGACACACCGGGCGGGGCGAACCCCGGAGCACCGATTCCCGAGGTCGCCGGGCCCCGCACGGAGAGCATGGCGGCGGCCGCCAAGCTCCTCGGCGCCCGCCGGGGCATCGAGGTCGTCGCAGTCGACGGCTCGGGCATGCCCGATGCCGAGACCGCGGCGGCGGGCGGGTTCCTGCCCGGCCCGCACGCCAAGCTCGCCGGTCCCACCTTCGAGGAATGGCTCGACACCCGGTCCTGGTGA
- a CDS encoding RNA polymerase sigma-70 factor: MSERSERTTDTAEPLDRAARVESVDSATDVFVAHRNLLFTVAYEMLGSAADAEDVLQETWLRWAAVDRAAVREQRAYLVRIVTRQALDRMRALGRRKETYVGPWLPEPLLTAPDVADDVELADSISMAMLLVMETLAPVERAVFVLREVFGLDYDEIAEAVGRSPAAVRQLAYRARAHVAARRPRGTVSPARTRAALQAFQRAVETGELQSLLDILAPQVVALSDGGGVRHALLRPIVGADKVARLLAGGWWRRDAERSVEPVQINGAPGLVVRVDGEVDGVVAVRVENGFVTGAYHVRNPEKLARMARETAVSRRFPGRSASVTDQGE; this comes from the coding sequence ATGAGCGAGCGCAGCGAACGAACCACGGACACGGCCGAGCCGCTCGACCGTGCCGCTCGGGTGGAGTCGGTGGACTCCGCGACCGACGTGTTCGTCGCCCACCGCAACCTGTTGTTCACCGTCGCCTACGAAATGCTCGGTTCGGCCGCCGACGCCGAAGACGTCCTCCAGGAGACCTGGCTGCGCTGGGCGGCCGTCGATCGGGCGGCCGTGCGGGAGCAACGGGCCTACCTGGTGCGGATCGTCACCCGGCAGGCCCTGGACCGGATGCGCGCGCTCGGCCGGCGCAAGGAGACCTACGTCGGACCGTGGCTGCCCGAGCCGCTGCTGACCGCGCCGGACGTGGCCGATGACGTCGAGCTGGCCGACAGCATCTCGATGGCGATGCTGCTGGTGATGGAGACGCTCGCGCCGGTCGAACGGGCGGTGTTCGTGCTGCGTGAGGTGTTCGGCCTCGACTACGACGAGATCGCCGAGGCCGTCGGCAGGAGCCCGGCCGCGGTCCGCCAGCTCGCCTATCGGGCGCGGGCGCACGTCGCCGCGCGCCGGCCGCGGGGCACCGTCTCCCCGGCCCGGACCCGAGCCGCGCTCCAGGCCTTCCAGCGAGCCGTCGAGACGGGCGAGTTGCAGAGCCTGCTCGACATCCTCGCGCCTCAGGTCGTCGCCCTGAGCGACGGCGGCGGAGTCCGACACGCCCTGCTGCGGCCGATCGTCGGCGCGGACAAGGTGGCCCGCCTGCTGGCGGGCGGCTGGTGGCGGCGTGACGCCGAAAGATCGGTCGAGCCGGTCCAGATCAACGGCGCTCCGGGTCTCGTCGTCCGAGTCGACGGGGAGGTCGACGGCGTCGTGGCCGTGCGGGTCGAGAACGGCTTCGTCACCGGGGCCTACCACGTGCGCAACCCCGAGAAGCTGGCGCGGATGGCGCGGGAGACCGCCGTCAGCCGCCGATTCCCCGGTCGCTCGGCGAGCGTCACGGATCAGGGGGAGTGA